A single Penaeus vannamei isolate JL-2024 chromosome 22, ASM4276789v1, whole genome shotgun sequence DNA region contains:
- the DEF8 gene encoding differentially expressed in FDCP 8 isoform X2, whose amino-acid sequence MSDNTVWNVSETANVYITGVVSGVSGVASSVTHGVGDVVHSVTSGMGDVVHNVSQGMGDAVHNMTSGVKRLLTYPPTAHQAEEEEECPGVFPPTPRNTSVSPISEHPHSDVSPGTDSELAEEEAEINNELGITEDYFSQPEENVLELSIEGLEASIEKCKTLILQCEESSTRRRALVHKLIKIRLRLQEAKDAEEIASTGVLFRLSHQLQPQKPPLTRASKQYCDKCAQIIWGVIHVSYICSLCEYQCHGRCVEGIQRRCPSVKVNEDASYILRICPEVGLSAQNYKCAECKILITNTHPRGVTCLGDPFKKENAWCEPRKCDYTGLYYCPACHWNSRQVLPARVIHNWDFEERVVSRQAKQFLLLMKSKPVLHLEKLNPHLFKFVEELSTVKKLREDLLTMKQYLSTCRSAQESRILRQLEERQHFVENAHMYSLQDLIDVNSGLLVDYLKKIHGNFLTHIKNECLVCQGKGYICEICDVSEIIFPFDGGVVVCAGCSTVLHHLCFTSRNSLCPRCVRQEARKRTDTDKGKGTGD is encoded by the exons ATGTCTGACAACACAGTGTGGAATGTAAGTGAAACTGCCAACGTCTATATCACGGGTGTTGTATCTGGGGTGTCTGGTGTTGCATCAAGTGTAACACATGGCGTTGGAGATGTTGTCCACAGTGTTACATCTG GGATGGGAGACGTAGTACACAATGTCTCTCAGGGAATGGGAGATGCAGTACATAACATGACATCGGGGGTTAAGCGCCTTCTGACCTACCCTCCAACTGCACAccaagcagaggaagaagaagagtgccCGGGGGTCTTTCCTCCAACTCCAAGAAATACATCGGTGTCTCCCATTTCAGAGCATCCACATAGTGATGT GAGCCCGGGAACTGATTCTGAGTTAGCTGAAGAAGAGGCTGAGATTAACAATGAGTTGGGTATTACTGAGGATTATTTTTCACAACCTGAG GAAAATGTTTTAGAGCTAAGCATTGAGGGACTAGAAGCTAGTATTGAAAAATGCAAGACCTTAATCCTGCAGTGTGAGGAGTCCAGCACCAGAAGACGAGCACTTGTCCATAAGCTGATAAAGATAAGATTGCGTTTACAA GAAGCAAAAGATGCAGAGGAGATTGCATCCACTGGAGTGCTTTTTCGTTTGAGCCATCAACTCCAGCCCCAAAAGCCTCCTCTCACCCGAGCATCAAAGCAGTACTGTGACAAGTGTGCCCAAATCATTTGGGGGGTGATTCATGTGTCATACATCTGTAGCT TGTGTGAGTACCAGTGTCATGGGAGGTGTGTGGAAGGCATTCAGCGCAGGTGCCCAAGTGTGAAGGTAAATGAAGATGCATCTTACATCCTCAGAATATGCCCAGAAGTGGGATTGTCAGCCCAGAATTATAAGTGTGCAGAATGCAAGATACTGATTACAAACA CCCATCCAAGGGGTGTAACATGCCTTGGTGATCCCTTCAAGAAAG AGAACGCCTGGTGTGAGCCCAGAAAGTGTGACTACACTGGGCTTTACTACTGTCCTGCTTGTCACTGGAATTCACGTCAAGTCCTGCCAGCAAGGGTTATCCACAACTGGGATTTTGAAGAGAGAGTCGTGAGTCGGCAAGCAAAGCAGTTCCTTCTACTGATGAAAAGCAAGCCGGTGCTGCATCTAGAAAAGTTGAATCCGCATCTCTTCAAATTTGTTGAAGAACTCAGTACAGTCAAG AAACTAAGAGAGGACTTGCTTACCATGAAACAATACCTCAGCACTTGTCGCTCAGCTCAGGAATCTCGGATACTGCGACAACTTGAAGAGCGGCAACATTTTGTGGAGAATGCACATATGTATTCTTTACAAGACTTGATAGATGTTAACTCCGGGCTGCTGGTTGACTACCTCAAGAAGATACATGGGAACTTTTTGACTCATATAAAGAATGAATGCCTG GTTTGCCAAGGAAAAGGTTACATCTGTGAAATCTGTGATGTGAGTGAGATCATTTTTCCCTTTGATGGTGGTGTAGTTGTGTGTGCTGGATGCTCAACAGTTCTTCACCACCTGTGTTTCACCTCAAGGAACAGCCTCTGTCCTAGGTGTGTTCGacaagaagcaaggaagagaacagacacagacaaagggaaaggaacAGGAGATTAG
- the DEF8 gene encoding differentially expressed in FDCP 8 homolog A isoform X1 gives MSDNTVWNVSETANVYITGVVSGVSGVASSVTHGVGDVVHSVTSGMGDVVHNVSQGMGDAVHNMTSGVKRLLTYPPTAHQAEEEEECPGVFPPTPRNTSVSPISEHPHSDVSPGTDSELAEEEAEINNELGITEDYFSQPEENVLELSIEGLEASIEKCKTLILQCEESSTRRRALVHKLIKIRLRLQEAKDAEEIASTGVLFRLSHQLQPQKPPLTRASKQYCDKCAQIIWGVIHVSYICSLCEYQCHGRCVEGIQRRCPSVKVNEDASYILRICPEVGLSAQNYKCAECKILITNKFTVITKHGRKLKCRAHPRGVTCLGDPFKKENAWCEPRKCDYTGLYYCPACHWNSRQVLPARVIHNWDFEERVVSRQAKQFLLLMKSKPVLHLEKLNPHLFKFVEELSTVKKLREDLLTMKQYLSTCRSAQESRILRQLEERQHFVENAHMYSLQDLIDVNSGLLVDYLKKIHGNFLTHIKNECLVCQGKGYICEICDVSEIIFPFDGGVVVCAGCSTVLHHLCFTSRNSLCPRCVRQEARKRTDTDKGKGTGD, from the exons ATGTCTGACAACACAGTGTGGAATGTAAGTGAAACTGCCAACGTCTATATCACGGGTGTTGTATCTGGGGTGTCTGGTGTTGCATCAAGTGTAACACATGGCGTTGGAGATGTTGTCCACAGTGTTACATCTG GGATGGGAGACGTAGTACACAATGTCTCTCAGGGAATGGGAGATGCAGTACATAACATGACATCGGGGGTTAAGCGCCTTCTGACCTACCCTCCAACTGCACAccaagcagaggaagaagaagagtgccCGGGGGTCTTTCCTCCAACTCCAAGAAATACATCGGTGTCTCCCATTTCAGAGCATCCACATAGTGATGT GAGCCCGGGAACTGATTCTGAGTTAGCTGAAGAAGAGGCTGAGATTAACAATGAGTTGGGTATTACTGAGGATTATTTTTCACAACCTGAG GAAAATGTTTTAGAGCTAAGCATTGAGGGACTAGAAGCTAGTATTGAAAAATGCAAGACCTTAATCCTGCAGTGTGAGGAGTCCAGCACCAGAAGACGAGCACTTGTCCATAAGCTGATAAAGATAAGATTGCGTTTACAA GAAGCAAAAGATGCAGAGGAGATTGCATCCACTGGAGTGCTTTTTCGTTTGAGCCATCAACTCCAGCCCCAAAAGCCTCCTCTCACCCGAGCATCAAAGCAGTACTGTGACAAGTGTGCCCAAATCATTTGGGGGGTGATTCATGTGTCATACATCTGTAGCT TGTGTGAGTACCAGTGTCATGGGAGGTGTGTGGAAGGCATTCAGCGCAGGTGCCCAAGTGTGAAGGTAAATGAAGATGCATCTTACATCCTCAGAATATGCCCAGAAGTGGGATTGTCAGCCCAGAATTATAAGTGTGCAGAATGCAAGATACTGATTACAAACA AATTCACTGTAATCACAAAGCACGGCAGGAAGTTAAAATGCAGAG CCCATCCAAGGGGTGTAACATGCCTTGGTGATCCCTTCAAGAAAG AGAACGCCTGGTGTGAGCCCAGAAAGTGTGACTACACTGGGCTTTACTACTGTCCTGCTTGTCACTGGAATTCACGTCAAGTCCTGCCAGCAAGGGTTATCCACAACTGGGATTTTGAAGAGAGAGTCGTGAGTCGGCAAGCAAAGCAGTTCCTTCTACTGATGAAAAGCAAGCCGGTGCTGCATCTAGAAAAGTTGAATCCGCATCTCTTCAAATTTGTTGAAGAACTCAGTACAGTCAAG AAACTAAGAGAGGACTTGCTTACCATGAAACAATACCTCAGCACTTGTCGCTCAGCTCAGGAATCTCGGATACTGCGACAACTTGAAGAGCGGCAACATTTTGTGGAGAATGCACATATGTATTCTTTACAAGACTTGATAGATGTTAACTCCGGGCTGCTGGTTGACTACCTCAAGAAGATACATGGGAACTTTTTGACTCATATAAAGAATGAATGCCTG GTTTGCCAAGGAAAAGGTTACATCTGTGAAATCTGTGATGTGAGTGAGATCATTTTTCCCTTTGATGGTGGTGTAGTTGTGTGTGCTGGATGCTCAACAGTTCTTCACCACCTGTGTTTCACCTCAAGGAACAGCCTCTGTCCTAGGTGTGTTCGacaagaagcaaggaagagaacagacacagacaaagggaaaggaacAGGAGATTAG
- the LOC138865803 gene encoding UMP-CMP kinase 1-like, which translates to MAIEAGPTGSQGKSIEIQISSVMAGLCVRLTIHIQPAIILIHMSSPDIGTYCSCASLATEMIAHSKIVTISSHRLQCKYIGFIAWKPLPNPTFLAPIAGENMNGTREIAGAEQQTSPTHVPEATHRAERGGAGPMAAPCNVVFLLGPPGAGKGTQGNRIAQTFGYDHVSAGDLLKSEAGRPDSVIGRLIKEQIESNTIVSWEVTCPLLERYMKESPSTNFVIDGFPRTQDNFDGWNLTLGNKVNLQCVFFLSCPFELCSERCLRRGRPDDNELSLKKRFDTFANETVPILNWYEGRGLLRTVDGAKPIEEVAADVKSHFMKL; encoded by the exons ATGGCAATAGAAGCTGGGCCCACAGGGAGCCAAGGGAAGTCAATTGAAATTCAGATCAGTTCTGTTATGGCTGGGCTGTGTGTAAG ATTAACAATTCACATTCAACCTGCAATTATCCTGATACATATGTCCTCCCCTGATATTGGGACATATTGTAGCTGTGCTTCACTTGCTACGGAAATGATTGCTCATTCCAAA ATCGTGACAATTTCCTCTCATCGTCTACAATGCAAATACATAGGTTTTATTGCATGGAAGCCCCTCCCAAACCCCACATTCCTGGCCCCAATAGCAGGAGAGAACATGAacggtaccagggaaattgcggg AGCGGAGCAGCAGACCAGCCCTACTCACGTTCCGGAGGCAACTCACCGCGCCGAGCGAGGAGGAGCAGGCCCCATGGCAGCCCCGTGCAATGTGGTGTTCCTGCTCGGCCCGCCCGGAGCCGGCAAGGGCACGCAGGGCAACAGGATCGCGCAG ACCTTTGGATACGACCACGTGAGCGCGGGCGACCTGCTGAAGAGCGAGGCCGGGCGGCCAGACAGCGTCATCGGAAGGCTTATCAAGGAGCAGATAGAGAGCAACACTATAGTGTCTTGGGAGGTCACGTGTCCTCTGCTCGAGCGCTACATGAAG gAATCGCCAAGCACGAACTTCGTAATAGACGGATTCCCGCGAACGCAGGACAATTTCGACGGATGGAATTTAACACTGGGAAACAAGGTTAATCTGCAGTGCGTGTTTTTCCTCTCCTGTCCTTTCGAA CTGTGCTCCGAGCGGTGTCTGCGCCGAGGTCGCCCGGACGACAACGAACTTTCCCTCAAGAAGCGCTTCGACACCTTCGCGAATGAAACGGTTCCGATTCTGAACTGGTACGAGGGGCGGGGCCTCCTGCGCACCGTCGACGGCGCCAAGCCCATCGAGGAAGTCGCGGCAGATGTCAAAAGTCACTTCATGAAGTTGTAG